In Microbaculum marinisediminis, one DNA window encodes the following:
- a CDS encoding AEC family transporter yields the protein MNDSIAQIFWIVLPVFGLIGVGFAAAWSRYLPESIGEGLGDFVFMVALPILLFKTLATVHFPDISPWPVWISYFGGVAVCWALSDLMLRKLFGRDAKAGIIAGVSAGFSNAVLLGIPLVFTAFGEQGAVPVLLIVAVQLPVLMTVSTALIEWAEHRDGTATGPISVPRIAGSIALNLVKNPLVIGIVGGSFWRFLGLGYSGPLQVLGDQIAVVAVPCALFALGMSLTKYGVRGHVLPAVFISAFKLLLMPAIVWFLAARVFALPPMWTTVVTLIGACPTGVNAWLIANRFRTGLAISANSITLTSAGSVLTLPFWLWVLGA from the coding sequence GTGAACGACTCTATTGCCCAGATCTTCTGGATCGTCTTGCCGGTATTCGGCCTGATCGGAGTCGGCTTTGCCGCCGCGTGGAGCCGCTATCTGCCCGAGTCGATCGGGGAGGGCCTGGGCGATTTCGTTTTCATGGTCGCCTTGCCGATCCTGTTGTTCAAGACGCTGGCGACCGTGCACTTCCCCGATATCTCGCCGTGGCCGGTCTGGATCAGCTATTTCGGCGGCGTCGCGGTATGCTGGGCGCTTTCGGACCTGATGCTGCGCAAACTGTTCGGACGCGATGCCAAGGCCGGCATCATCGCCGGCGTATCGGCGGGGTTCTCCAACGCGGTCCTGCTGGGCATTCCGCTCGTTTTTACTGCCTTCGGCGAGCAAGGCGCGGTTCCCGTCCTGTTGATCGTGGCGGTGCAGCTGCCCGTGCTGATGACGGTGAGCACGGCGCTGATCGAATGGGCCGAGCACCGCGACGGCACGGCGACGGGGCCGATATCTGTGCCGCGTATTGCCGGGTCCATCGCGCTCAATCTCGTCAAGAATCCGCTCGTCATCGGCATTGTCGGCGGCAGTTTCTGGCGTTTTCTGGGCCTTGGCTATTCCGGTCCGCTGCAGGTGCTTGGCGATCAGATTGCCGTGGTGGCCGTTCCCTGCGCGCTGTTCGCGCTCGGGATGAGCCTGACGAAATACGGCGTGCGCGGGCACGTGCTGCCGGCCGTGTTCATCTCCGCCTTCAAGCTACTGCTGATGCCGGCGATCGTCTGGTTCCTTGCAGCCAGGGTGTTCGCGCTGCCGCCCATGTGGACGACGGTGGTCACCCTTATCGGTGCCTGTCCGACCGGCGTGAACGCGTGGCTGATCGCCAACCGGTTCCGCACCGGGCTTGCGATCTCCGCCAACTCGATCACGCTGACCAGTGCGGGCTCGGTCCTCACCTTGCCGTTCTGGCTCTGGGTGCTCGGCGCCTGA
- a CDS encoding protein meaA produces the protein MTDTPDRDRPWIFRTYAGHSTAAESNRLYRGNLAKGQTGLSIAFDLPTQTGYDSDHVLARGEVGKVGVPISHLGDMQALLDGIPLEKMNTSMTINATAAWLLALYVAAADAQGADRSKLTGTTQNDIIKEYLSRGTYVFPPAPSLKLTTDVIAWTCREVPKWNPVNVCSYHLQEAGATPVQELAFALANAIAILDSVKASGAIPEDQFPEAVGRISFFVNAGIRFVTEICKMRAFTELWDEITAERYGIEDARYRRFRYGVQVNSLGLTEQQPENNVTRILIEMLAVTLSKGARARAVQLPAWNEALGLPRPWDQQWSLRMQQILAYETDLLEYGDLFDGSTVVAAKVDELKTAARAELESVLAVGGAVEAVESGYMKQALVASNTERLEQIERGGKMVVGVNAYTETEPSPLSTGTGAVLTVPEWVERDQIERLNAWREQRDEAAAEAALADLRRAANEGRNVMEASVACAKAGVTTGEWGWALRQSFGEFRAPTGVGRAPRNDTEGLDEIRAEVDRVSKRLGRKLAFLVGKPGLDGHSNGAEQIAVRARDSGMDVVYEGIRLTPAEIVEAAKEDKVHIIGLSVLSGSHVPLVTEVMERMRAAGIDDVPVVVGGIIPPEDAEALKQAGVAGVYTPKDFRLNDIMTDVVRIVDEGIEKEVA, from the coding sequence ATGACCGACACGCCCGACCGCGATCGCCCGTGGATCTTCCGGACCTATGCCGGCCATTCGACGGCTGCGGAATCGAACCGGCTTTATCGCGGCAATCTCGCCAAGGGCCAGACGGGCCTGTCGATCGCCTTCGACCTGCCCACGCAGACCGGCTACGACTCCGACCACGTGCTGGCGCGCGGCGAGGTGGGCAAGGTGGGCGTGCCCATCTCCCATCTCGGCGACATGCAGGCCCTTCTCGACGGCATTCCGCTCGAGAAGATGAACACCTCGATGACGATCAACGCCACGGCCGCCTGGCTGCTGGCGCTCTACGTCGCCGCCGCCGACGCGCAGGGAGCGGACCGGTCCAAGCTGACCGGGACGACGCAGAACGATATCATCAAGGAATACCTGTCGCGCGGCACCTACGTGTTCCCGCCGGCGCCGTCTTTGAAGCTGACCACCGACGTCATCGCCTGGACCTGTCGGGAAGTGCCGAAGTGGAACCCCGTAAACGTCTGTTCCTATCACCTGCAGGAAGCCGGTGCGACGCCGGTGCAGGAGCTCGCCTTCGCGCTTGCCAACGCGATCGCCATTCTCGACAGCGTCAAGGCGTCGGGCGCGATCCCGGAGGATCAGTTTCCCGAGGCGGTGGGGCGCATCTCGTTCTTTGTCAACGCGGGCATCCGCTTCGTCACCGAGATCTGCAAGATGCGGGCGTTCACCGAGTTGTGGGACGAGATCACGGCGGAGCGGTACGGCATCGAAGACGCCCGCTATCGCCGCTTCCGCTATGGCGTGCAGGTCAACTCGCTGGGACTGACCGAGCAGCAGCCCGAGAACAACGTCACCCGAATCCTGATCGAGATGCTCGCCGTTACGCTGTCGAAGGGTGCGCGTGCCCGCGCGGTGCAGCTGCCGGCGTGGAATGAAGCGCTCGGCCTGCCGCGGCCCTGGGACCAGCAGTGGTCTTTGCGCATGCAGCAGATCCTGGCCTACGAGACCGATTTGCTCGAATACGGCGACCTCTTCGACGGCTCGACGGTGGTCGCGGCGAAGGTGGACGAACTCAAGACCGCCGCGCGCGCCGAACTGGAGTCCGTGCTCGCCGTCGGCGGCGCCGTCGAGGCGGTCGAGTCCGGCTACATGAAGCAGGCGCTCGTCGCCTCCAACACCGAGCGGCTCGAGCAGATCGAGCGCGGCGGCAAGATGGTCGTCGGCGTGAACGCCTATACCGAGACCGAGCCGTCGCCGCTTTCGACCGGCACCGGCGCGGTGCTGACCGTTCCCGAATGGGTGGAGCGCGACCAGATCGAGCGGCTCAACGCCTGGCGCGAACAGCGCGACGAGGCTGCCGCTGAGGCCGCGCTCGCGGACCTGCGCCGGGCCGCGAACGAAGGCCGCAACGTCATGGAGGCGTCGGTCGCCTGCGCCAAGGCCGGGGTTACGACCGGCGAATGGGGCTGGGCGCTGCGCCAGTCCTTCGGCGAGTTCCGCGCGCCGACCGGTGTCGGACGCGCGCCGCGCAACGATACCGAGGGGCTCGACGAGATCCGCGCCGAGGTCGATCGGGTGTCCAAGCGGCTCGGCCGCAAGCTCGCCTTCCTGGTCGGCAAGCCGGGACTCGACGGTCATTCGAACGGAGCCGAGCAGATCGCCGTGCGCGCCCGCGATTCCGGCATGGACGTGGTCTACGAGGGCATCCGCCTGACGCCCGCCGAGATCGTCGAGGCGGCGAAAGAGGACAAGGTCCACATCATCGGCCTGTCGGTGCTCTCCGGCAGCCACGTGCCGCTCGTCACCGAAGTGATGGAACGCATGCGGGCGGCGGGCATAGACGATGTGCCGGTCGTCGTCGGGGGGATCATTCCGCCGGAGGACGCCGAGGCGCTGAAACAGGCCGGCGTCGCCGGGGTCTACACGCCCAAGGACTTCCGCCTCAACGACATCATGACCGACGTCGTGCGCATCGTCGACGAGGGCATCGAGAAGGAAGTCGCCTGA
- a CDS encoding YihY/virulence factor BrkB family protein: MADTKNSTGNENAEMANAEPDAGRPATAAGMRRYLHWKASRKDAWWISKVIYRAGERFLMDDGLYMASALAFSLVLAIFPFIIFMTALTGFLGGPRLAGWITRALFDTLPDQVAQALEPEIWNVLIRDAGGGLLTFSLLVMLISVSGAVETVRGGLNRAYGLAETRSVFRTRIESIVFVILTTVALTVVAFVAVVAPVSYAALLSFVPDAVDLHPTFDLLRQVFLALILAALLFALHVLLPDYEKRHPPVWPGILATLALWWLSARAFSWYLASFADYARVYAGLAGIVAALIFFYLASAILLFAGALNRAVQEGRRERAAGS, encoded by the coding sequence ATGGCGGATACGAAGAATTCGACCGGAAACGAGAACGCGGAGATGGCGAACGCGGAGCCGGATGCCGGCCGGCCGGCGACGGCGGCGGGCATGCGCCGCTATCTCCACTGGAAAGCCTCCCGCAAGGACGCCTGGTGGATATCCAAGGTCATCTACCGCGCGGGGGAGCGGTTCCTGATGGATGACGGCCTCTACATGGCGAGCGCTCTCGCCTTTTCGCTGGTTCTGGCGATCTTTCCCTTCATCATCTTCATGACGGCCCTGACCGGCTTCCTCGGCGGCCCGCGACTGGCGGGATGGATCACCAGAGCCCTTTTCGACACGCTGCCCGATCAGGTCGCGCAGGCGCTGGAACCGGAAATCTGGAATGTCCTGATTCGCGATGCCGGCGGCGGCCTGCTTACCTTTTCGCTGCTCGTCATGCTGATCAGCGTGTCCGGCGCGGTGGAGACGGTGCGCGGTGGGCTCAATCGTGCCTACGGCCTGGCCGAAACACGCTCGGTGTTTCGCACCCGAATCGAGTCGATCGTGTTCGTGATCCTGACCACCGTCGCGCTGACGGTCGTGGCCTTCGTCGCCGTGGTCGCGCCGGTCAGCTATGCCGCGCTGCTCTCGTTCGTTCCCGATGCGGTCGACCTTCATCCGACCTTCGATCTCCTGCGCCAGGTTTTCCTGGCCCTGATCCTGGCGGCTCTGCTCTTTGCCCTGCACGTGCTGCTACCGGATTACGAGAAGCGCCATCCCCCGGTCTGGCCGGGCATTCTGGCGACCCTGGCGCTCTGGTGGCTTTCCGCACGCGCGTTCTCCTGGTACCTGGCCTCGTTCGCCGATTATGCGCGTGTCTATGCCGGCCTTGCCGGCATCGTGGCGGCTTTGATTTTTTTCTATCTGGCGAGCGCCATTCTGCTGTTCGCCGGTGCGCTCAACCGGGCTGTTCAGGAAGGGCGGCGGGAGCGGGCGGCCGGTTCATGA
- a CDS encoding HNH endonuclease — MLTVVSPEACPALVLNADFRPLSYFPLSLWCWQDAVKAVFLDRVNIVSEYERTVRSPSSEIRLPSVVSLREYVRPARHPAFTRFNVFLRDRFSCQYCGSSDDLTFDHLIPRALGGQTTWENVVAACSPCNLRKGGHHPRKTNMWPAQMPYRPTVFDLQKNGRLFPPNYLHESWLDYLYWDTELEP; from the coding sequence ATCTTGACGGTCGTCTCACCAGAGGCATGTCCGGCACTGGTCCTGAACGCGGACTTCCGTCCGCTGAGCTACTTTCCGTTGTCTTTGTGGTGTTGGCAGGACGCGGTGAAGGCGGTGTTCCTCGATCGGGTGAACATCGTCTCGGAGTACGAACGGACCGTACGAAGTCCCAGCTCGGAGATACGCCTGCCCAGTGTCGTATCTCTGAGAGAATATGTCCGTCCCGCCCGTCACCCCGCCTTCACCCGCTTCAACGTTTTTCTCCGAGACCGCTTCAGCTGCCAGTATTGCGGCTCTTCCGACGACCTCACCTTCGATCATCTGATCCCGCGTGCGCTGGGTGGCCAGACCACCTGGGAGAACGTCGTCGCCGCCTGCTCGCCCTGTAACCTGAGGAAGGGCGGCCATCACCCGCGCAAGACCAACATGTGGCCGGCGCAGATGCCGTATCGGCCGACGGTGTTCGACCTGCAGAAGAACGGCCGGCTGTTCCCCCCGAACTATCTGCACGAGAGCTGGCTAGACTATCTCTACTGGGATACCGAGCTGGAGCCGTAG
- a CDS encoding DNA-3-methyladenine glycosylase family protein: MSVTIPRLETSDDIARALETLAAGDPVIARVLTETGVPAPRRREPGFEGLAHIVVAQQVSTASAAAIWARLRTAVEPFEACALAAASDETLREAGLSRPKIRTLRAVAEAAETGALRFESLRSLAAEDAHAALCAVHGIGPWTADIYLMFCLGHADAWPAGDLALQHAVGAASGLAHRPYAREMAEIGARWRPLRGAAALLFWAYYRVLKGGSGAPV; encoded by the coding sequence ATGTCTGTGACCATCCCCCGACTCGAAACGTCCGACGACATCGCGCGCGCGCTCGAGACGCTTGCCGCGGGCGATCCGGTGATCGCCCGCGTGCTCACCGAAACCGGCGTGCCGGCACCGCGGCGGCGCGAGCCGGGGTTCGAGGGGCTGGCCCACATCGTCGTCGCGCAGCAGGTGTCGACGGCGAGTGCAGCGGCGATCTGGGCCAGGCTGAGGACGGCCGTGGAGCCGTTCGAGGCGTGCGCACTGGCGGCTGCCTCGGACGAGACGCTACGCGAGGCAGGATTGTCTCGCCCCAAGATCCGGACGCTCCGCGCCGTCGCCGAGGCGGCCGAGACCGGTGCGCTGCGATTCGAATCACTTCGATCCCTCGCGGCCGAAGATGCGCATGCGGCGCTTTGCGCGGTGCACGGCATCGGTCCGTGGACGGCGGATATCTATCTGATGTTCTGCCTCGGCCATGCCGATGCGTGGCCTGCCGGCGATCTTGCCCTGCAACACGCGGTCGGCGCCGCGAGCGGCCTCGCGCATCGGCCATATGCCAGGGAAATGGCGGAAATCGGGGCGCGCTGGCGGCCTTTGCGTGGCGCCGCGGCGCTCTTGTTCTGGGCATACTACCGGGTCTTGAAGGGCGGTTCCGGCGCGCCTGTCTGA
- a CDS encoding disulfide bond formation protein B, protein MSNAPNFGTPVGRASAAVILVGAATIIGAWAFQMAGYVPCPLCLQQRIPYYIGVPLAFVAFVTARRMPGSTVPRSLIGIVGLLFLGGAGLAAYHAGVEWKFWPGPTDCAAGAGRALDTGNLLESLNDVVLVRCDEAAWQLFGLSLAGYNFLISAALAAISLGAAFKRAR, encoded by the coding sequence ATGAGCAACGCCCCCAACTTCGGCACGCCGGTCGGCCGCGCCTCGGCCGCGGTGATTCTCGTGGGAGCCGCGACCATCATCGGCGCCTGGGCTTTCCAGATGGCCGGTTACGTGCCCTGTCCGCTCTGCCTCCAGCAGCGCATTCCCTACTATATCGGCGTTCCGCTCGCTTTCGTGGCCTTCGTCACCGCCCGCCGTATGCCGGGATCGACGGTTCCCCGGAGCCTGATCGGGATCGTCGGCCTCCTGTTTCTGGGTGGTGCGGGCCTTGCCGCCTATCACGCCGGGGTCGAGTGGAAATTCTGGCCGGGCCCGACCGACTGCGCGGCCGGTGCGGGGCGCGCGCTCGACACCGGCAACCTGCTGGAAAGCCTCAACGACGTCGTGCTCGTACGCTGCGACGAAGCGGCCTGGCAGCTCTTCGGCCTGTCGCTCGCGGGCTACAATTTTCTGATTTCGGCGGCGCTTGCCGCGATTTCGCTGGGCGCGGCGTTCAAGCGCGCCCGGTAA
- a CDS encoding YqaA family protein, with amino-acid sequence MLRQLYDRTMALAASRHATWALAGISFSESSFFPVPPDVLLIPMVLAKRAKAFFYATICTLASVLGGIAGWLIGAFLFDALAEPILQFYGYADKFEEFAARYNEYGAWIVFFAGLTPFPYKVITIASGATGLPMPVFLVASALSRGLRFFAVSALLWWLGPPIRDFIERRLGLLFTIFVILLFGGFVVARYLL; translated from the coding sequence ATGCTGCGCCAACTCTACGATCGAACAATGGCTCTCGCCGCCAGCCGCCACGCCACCTGGGCATTGGCGGGGATCTCCTTTTCGGAGAGCTCGTTCTTCCCGGTCCCGCCGGACGTCTTGCTGATCCCAATGGTCCTGGCCAAGCGGGCGAAGGCGTTTTTCTACGCCACGATCTGCACGCTCGCCTCGGTCCTCGGCGGCATCGCCGGCTGGCTTATCGGCGCGTTCCTGTTTGACGCCTTGGCGGAGCCGATCCTGCAGTTCTACGGTTACGCGGACAAGTTCGAGGAGTTCGCCGCCCGCTACAACGAATACGGCGCCTGGATCGTGTTCTTCGCCGGCCTGACGCCGTTCCCCTACAAGGTGATCACGATCGCCAGCGGCGCCACCGGCCTGCCGATGCCGGTCTTCCTGGTCGCCAGTGCCCTTTCCCGGGGGCTTCGTTTTTTCGCAGTATCCGCCCTGCTATGGTGGCTCGGCCCGCCGATCCGCGACTTCATAGAGCGTCGGCTCGGACTGCTGTTCACGATCTTCGTGATTCTGCTGTTTGGCGGATTCGTCGTCGCGCGTTATCTGCTGTGA
- a CDS encoding OmpA family protein: MKAFYSTLAALVVAALSTGAAHAQSAVTQGDLIRDLQGLSNRTTVLDVNKMRNDVLVKIRTENTEENVGRDEYLDYFANLPNFDVEILFDFDSDIIKPESYRILGAMADALHHPVLVGDQFLIVGHTDAKGKREYNLGLSQRRADAIRNALVSYFKVAPNRLRAFGLGEEQLKDPANPEGGINRRVQLVNLGPLP; this comes from the coding sequence ATGAAAGCTTTCTATTCGACGCTGGCGGCCTTGGTCGTCGCCGCCCTTTCCACGGGCGCGGCCCATGCCCAATCAGCCGTTACCCAGGGCGACCTGATCCGAGACCTGCAGGGACTGAGCAACCGCACCACGGTCCTCGACGTCAACAAGATGCGCAATGACGTGCTGGTCAAGATCCGGACCGAGAACACCGAGGAAAATGTCGGACGTGACGAGTACCTCGACTATTTCGCCAACCTGCCGAATTTCGATGTCGAGATCCTGTTCGACTTCGATTCCGACATCATCAAGCCGGAATCCTACCGGATCCTCGGCGCCATGGCGGACGCCCTGCACCACCCGGTCCTGGTCGGAGACCAGTTTCTGATCGTCGGCCACACCGATGCCAAGGGCAAGCGCGAGTACAACCTCGGGCTCAGCCAGAGGCGCGCCGACGCCATCCGCAATGCGCTGGTCTCGTACTTCAAGGTCGCGCCGAATCGCCTGAGGGCCTTCGGCCTCGGCGAGGAGCAGCTGAAGGACCCGGCCAATCCCGAGGGCGGCATCAACCGTCGCGTCCAGCTCGTCAACCTCGGCCCGCTGCCGTAG
- the ccrA gene encoding crotonyl-CoA carboxylase/reductase has translation MATNVAEQAQPPVYEAEKKDLYEVGEIPPLGHVPKNMYAWAIRQDRHGPPDEAMQVEVVPTWEIDSNEVLVLVMAAGVNYNGIWAALGQPITPFAVHKADLHVAGSDASGIVWAVGSKVKRWKVGDEVVIHCNQDDGDDEECNGGDPMFSPTQRIWGYETPDGSFAQFCRVQAQQLMPRPQHLTWEESACYTLTLATAYRMLFGHPPHDLKPADNVLVWGASGGLGSMAIQLIAAAGANAIGVISDDDKREFVTSLGARGVINRRDFDCWGQMPTVNTPEYAEWLKGARAFGKAIWDITGKGNDVDMVFEHPGEATFPVSCLVAKRGGMVVFCAGTSGYNLTFDARYVWMRQKRVQGSHFAHLKQASDANKFVIERRIDPCMSEVFPWAQIPKAHMKMWKNEHAPGNMAVLVQSPATGLRSFEDVLEASAD, from the coding sequence ATGGCGACGAACGTCGCGGAGCAGGCCCAACCCCCGGTCTACGAAGCCGAAAAGAAAGACCTTTACGAAGTGGGGGAGATTCCGCCGCTCGGCCATGTACCCAAGAATATGTACGCCTGGGCAATCCGGCAGGATCGCCACGGACCGCCGGACGAGGCGATGCAGGTCGAGGTGGTGCCGACCTGGGAGATCGATTCCAACGAAGTGCTGGTGCTCGTGATGGCGGCCGGCGTGAACTACAACGGCATCTGGGCCGCGCTCGGTCAGCCGATCACGCCTTTCGCCGTCCACAAGGCCGACCTCCATGTTGCCGGCTCCGATGCCTCGGGCATCGTCTGGGCCGTCGGGTCCAAGGTGAAGCGCTGGAAAGTCGGCGACGAGGTCGTCATCCACTGCAACCAGGACGATGGCGACGACGAGGAATGCAACGGCGGCGACCCGATGTTCTCGCCGACCCAGCGGATCTGGGGCTACGAGACGCCGGACGGCTCCTTCGCGCAGTTCTGCCGCGTACAGGCCCAGCAGCTGATGCCGCGCCCCCAGCACCTGACCTGGGAGGAATCGGCCTGCTACACGCTGACGCTGGCGACCGCGTACCGCATGCTGTTCGGCCACCCGCCGCATGACCTCAAGCCCGCCGACAACGTGCTGGTCTGGGGCGCGTCCGGCGGCCTGGGCTCCATGGCCATCCAGCTCATCGCCGCCGCCGGCGCCAACGCCATCGGCGTCATTTCCGACGACGACAAGCGCGAGTTCGTTACCTCGCTCGGCGCGCGCGGCGTCATCAACCGCAGGGACTTCGACTGCTGGGGCCAGATGCCGACGGTCAACACGCCGGAGTACGCCGAGTGGCTGAAGGGCGCGCGCGCGTTCGGCAAGGCGATCTGGGACATCACCGGCAAGGGCAATGACGTCGACATGGTCTTCGAGCATCCCGGCGAGGCGACCTTCCCGGTCTCCTGCCTGGTGGCGAAGCGCGGCGGCATGGTCGTCTTCTGCGCCGGCACGAGCGGGTACAACCTGACCTTCGACGCGCGCTATGTGTGGATGCGCCAGAAGCGCGTCCAGGGCTCGCACTTCGCCCATCTGAAGCAGGCCAGCGACGCCAACAAGTTCGTCATCGAGCGGCGCATCGACCCGTGCATGTCCGAGGTCTTCCCCTGGGCGCAGATCCCCAAGGCGCACATGAAGATGTGGAAGAACGAGCACGCGCCGGGGAACATGGCCGTTCTCGTGCAGTCGCCGGCAACGGGACTGAGAAGCTTCGAGGACGTTCTGGAGGCGAGCGCCGACTGA
- a CDS encoding response regulator, whose amino-acid sequence MSADTGSTGRAMTGPGWEDQAGIAALAELVAGLPEPSAALSVSLSALTDSSLRRPATLDHSVAEGLAVRPRVLLVEDNPMNRLMVGVLLDRLGLEHVAVGCAQEAIIRFAREAFDAILLDVEMDGLAGLATARAITGLAGDATPPLVALGRADLEDEILEEAGFSAIAEAPFDTRRLAAALIAAVETSLIESDAQ is encoded by the coding sequence TTGAGCGCAGACACCGGTTCGACCGGCAGGGCCATGACCGGCCCCGGTTGGGAAGACCAGGCCGGCATCGCCGCCCTGGCAGAGCTCGTTGCAGGCCTTCCCGAGCCGTCGGCCGCCTTGAGCGTTTCACTCTCCGCCCTCACCGACAGCTCGCTGCGCCGGCCCGCCACGCTCGATCACAGTGTCGCGGAGGGCCTTGCGGTGCGTCCGCGCGTGCTGCTGGTCGAGGACAATCCGATGAACCGACTAATGGTCGGCGTTCTGCTTGACCGTCTCGGTCTGGAGCATGTTGCCGTCGGCTGCGCCCAGGAAGCGATCATCCGGTTCGCGCGCGAGGCGTTCGACGCGATCCTGCTCGATGTCGAGATGGACGGCCTGGCGGGGCTCGCCACCGCCCGCGCGATCACCGGGCTCGCCGGTGACGCGACGCCTCCGCTCGTGGCTCTCGGCCGCGCCGATCTCGAAGACGAAATACTCGAGGAAGCCGGCTTTTCGGCAATAGCCGAAGCCCCGTTCGATACGCGCCGCCTCGCCGCTGCACTGATTGCCGCCGTCGAGACCAGCCTGATCGAGTCCGACGCGCAGTAG
- a CDS encoding cysteine rich repeat-containing protein: MTSHNQSALTNSATAFAVFFLVAGMLAIAPARAQTISYAQSVDELAKACGADIGKFCKNTNIGSGMGACMEKNLSKVSEQCKATFVATQASLAKRAAAQAATEQLCANDIKRFCKEYDPGNGRYLRCLLKTGSRVSAPCTQALTDAGWR; encoded by the coding sequence ATGACTTCTCACAATCAATCGGCCCTGACGAATTCGGCGACAGCATTCGCCGTGTTTTTCCTCGTTGCCGGCATGCTCGCCATCGCGCCTGCACGGGCCCAGACGATCAGCTACGCGCAGTCCGTCGACGAACTGGCCAAGGCCTGCGGCGCCGACATCGGCAAGTTCTGCAAGAACACGAATATCGGCAGCGGCATGGGCGCCTGCATGGAAAAGAACCTGTCGAAGGTATCCGAGCAGTGCAAGGCCACGTTCGTCGCCACGCAGGCATCGCTGGCCAAACGCGCGGCCGCGCAGGCCGCCACGGAGCAGCTGTGCGCCAACGACATCAAGCGGTTCTGCAAGGAATACGATCCCGGCAACGGGCGCTATCTGCGCTGTCTCCTGAAAACGGGCAGCAGGGTCAGCGCACCCTGCACCCAGGCCCTCACGGACGCCGGTTGGCGCTGA
- a CDS encoding GlsB/YeaQ/YmgE family stress response membrane protein translates to MGIESIVSLLVIGAVAGWLAGLIMQGRGFGVIGNIAVGIVGALIGTYVLGALGIMIGGTWVSAIINSVIGAVILLFIIGLVKKA, encoded by the coding sequence ATGGGCATAGAATCGATTGTTTCGCTTCTGGTCATCGGCGCGGTCGCGGGATGGCTGGCGGGTCTCATCATGCAGGGCCGCGGCTTCGGCGTTATCGGCAATATCGCCGTCGGCATCGTCGGTGCGCTGATCGGCACCTATGTCCTGGGGGCGCTCGGCATCATGATAGGCGGCACATGGGTTTCCGCGATCATCAACTCGGTGATCGGCGCCGTGATCCTGCTGTTCATCATCGGGCTGGTGAAGAAGGCCTGA
- the gluQRS gene encoding tRNA glutamyl-Q(34) synthetase GluQRS: MSPPVLRFAPSPTGALHLGHALSALLTHDAARARGGRFLLRIEDIDRTRCRPAFEQGIQDDLAWLGLAWERPVRRQSDNFADYRAAARELANLGLLYPCTCTRAEIAGTVAALEETEGPWPRDPDGTPLYPGTCRPHEPVRPDIGLAEAGHHALRLDMRRAAALAGSLSWIEHGDAFYDRASAPVEHIVAEPARWGDVVICRKETPTSYHLSVTVDDALQGITHVTRGRDLYDATAIHRLLQTLLGLPAPNYAHHRLLMNDDGHKLSKTRGDTGLAALRDAGRTPADIRRMVGL, translated from the coding sequence ATGTCGCCTCCCGTCCTGCGTTTCGCACCGAGCCCGACCGGTGCGCTGCACCTTGGCCACGCTCTTTCGGCGCTGCTGACCCACGACGCGGCCCGCGCTCGCGGCGGCCGCTTTCTGTTGCGCATCGAGGATATCGACCGGACCCGGTGCCGCCCGGCGTTCGAGCAGGGCATCCAAGACGACCTCGCCTGGCTCGGTCTCGCCTGGGAACGACCGGTGCGCCGCCAGTCCGACAATTTCGCCGACTACCGCGCCGCTGCCCGGGAGCTTGCCAACCTGGGACTGCTCTACCCGTGCACATGCACCCGCGCAGAGATCGCGGGGACGGTCGCCGCCCTGGAGGAGACCGAGGGACCCTGGCCGCGCGATCCCGACGGCACGCCACTCTATCCCGGCACCTGCCGGCCGCACGAGCCGGTGCGCCCCGATATCGGTCTGGCGGAAGCTGGCCACCACGCCCTGCGGCTCGATATGAGACGCGCGGCGGCTCTCGCCGGGTCGCTATCCTGGATCGAGCATGGCGATGCCTTCTATGACCGGGCCTCTGCTCCGGTGGAACACATCGTCGCCGAACCGGCCCGGTGGGGCGACGTCGTCATCTGCCGAAAGGAAACACCGACGAGCTACCATCTGTCGGTGACTGTCGACGACGCGCTGCAGGGTATCACCCACGTTACCCGCGGGCGCGACCTGTACGACGCGACCGCGATCCACCGCCTTCTCCAGACGCTGCTGGGTCTGCCCGCGCCAAACTACGCCCATCACCGGCTCCTGATGAACGACGACGGCCACAAACTGTCCAAGACGCGCGGCGACACGGGCCTGGCCGCCTTGCGCGACGCCGGCAGGACGCCCGCGGATATCCGACGGATGGTAGGGCTTTAG